CCTCTTGCCTGCAGCAGCTTTGGGCGCTTTTGCTCGGTCCCAGTAGGGACTCTTGCATCGGGCACAACGAAGTGGCTTGTCATTGTTTCTCGACTGCCACTCATGCCCGCATTGTCCGCAAATCCAGACGATCACGCGTTCGAGACGTTTCGGCATTACGGGGTAAGTGTACACCATTGGTGTACACTGTCAAGTTCAATTCTGGTAGGCGGCCTTGCCACCTTTGCCAGCCCTTCGCGGCCCAAAACGCGCCGCTCGCCGCGGCCTGAAAGTAATCACCACCCCAAATCGGGGCGGCCTGCGGCCGACCACCGGATTGGGCGAGAAAAACTGGTGTCGGGCAGTCGGTCTCGATAGTGCTCGCTGACATCACAACCACAATATGTGGGGGAGCAGTTCGTAGCTGGTGAGAAGGTCTGTTATCGACAGTGATTCTACTGCGCAGAGGTTTCCGATGCGGATCGGGGTAACCCTGCGACCTTCACAAAACTTCGAATCGAGCGCCTCATCCTCGCTTCTGCAAGACTCTCAAGATCCCCGTCAGGAGCATGCCCGGCGTTGGAGGGCAGCCCGGTATGTAGCCGTCAACCGGTATGATCGAGTCCACCGCGCCGGCCACGGCGTAGCTGCCCGAGAAAACGCCACCGCTGCAGCCGCACGCGCCCACGGCGACGACGAGTTTGGGTGAGGGAGTCGCCGCGTAAGTCTGTTTCACCGCCTCTGCCATGTTGCGCGTCACCGGACCGGTCACCAGGAGCATGTCTGCGTGCTTGGGCGAAGCCACGAAATGGATCCCGAAGCGTTCCAGGTCGTAGTAAGGGCTGTTCAGTGCGACGATCTCCTGTTCGCAGCCGTTACAGGAGCCCGCGTCTACTTCGCGGATGTTCAGCGCGCGCCCGAGCATCGCCCGAATGGTTTCCGCTGCCTTGGTCAATGCGGGTTCCTCGTTCGGGAACTCGGCTGCTGCATCCACATCCCAACGGCGCACCAGCCCGGCCTTGCCCACTCCGCAGCGGGACAGCTTTTCGGCGGCGAAGAACGCTCCGTCTCCGACCTCGATGCACCGGCCGCAGCCGATGCACTGGCCGTAATCCAACGTGAGGTGCTGCTTCGAGCCCGAGGTCTCCAGCGCGAGCGCCGAAGTCGGACAGGCGGCTACGACCCGCTCGGCGATGGCGCGGTTCAGCCGCGGCGCCTGTACCGCCGGCATGCGGCTGCCTGTTGCATTGCGCGCCAGCGCATCCACCGGAATGAGGACGTTCTCGCTTTGCAGGCTGCGTTTGGCGATGTCGAAGATCATCGGTCGCACCCGGAATAGGACAGGTTGAAGCTCTTATTGATCAGCGGAAAATCCGCGATGATGTTGCCCGGCATGGCCAGGGGCAGAGCCGGCCAGTTCTGGAACGACGGCGACTTGATGTGGCAGCGCGCGACGACCCCATCTCTCACCCGCACCCAGTAGAGCAGCTCGCCTCG
This genomic stretch from Terriglobia bacterium harbors:
- a CDS encoding NADH-quinone oxidoreductase subunit B family protein, encoding MLGRALNIREVDAGSCNGCEQEIVALNSPYYDLERFGIHFVASPKHADMLLVTGPVTRNMAEAVKQTYAATPSPKLVVAVGACGCSGGVFSGSYAVAGAVDSIIPVDGYIPGCPPTPGMLLTGILRVLQKRG